A window of the Mannheimia granulomatis genome harbors these coding sequences:
- a CDS encoding ATP synthase subunit I, with product MSAVINKAKSQYLKALRIEAGIMLVLAFTLFLWKGYYNSISFLAGGFSSFVPHIVFVYWVFFRNSAKDRTKMSSFYRGEGLKWLVTIIFIIVCFKLIPNLDFVLFFAGYFIALFLNNIIPFVLSKRHH from the coding sequence GTGTCTGCTGTAATCAATAAAGCAAAATCACAATATCTCAAAGCATTAAGAATTGAAGCTGGAATTATGTTAGTTTTGGCTTTCACTCTTTTTTTATGGAAGGGGTATTATAACAGTATCTCTTTTCTTGCAGGTGGTTTTTCTAGCTTTGTGCCACATATTGTTTTTGTATATTGGGTTTTCTTTAGAAATTCTGCAAAAGATCGGACAAAAATGAGTTCTTTCTATCGTGGTGAAGGACTAAAATGGTTGGTCACTATTATTTTCATAATAGTCTGTTTTAAACTCATTCCAAATTTAGATTTTGTTTTGTTTTTTGCGGGTTATTTTATCGCATTATTTTTAAATAATATAATCCCGTTTGTATTAAGCAAACGTCACCATTAA
- a CDS encoding F0F1 ATP synthase subunit epsilon, which produces MASQFELTVVSAERKIFEGLVKSVRVSGVAGELGVYAGHTPLLTAIKPGMVKFTFEDGKEDFIYVSGGFLEVQPTVVTVLADVAIRGDELDEQRILAAKRKVEETLDKANTADMTAKLAREIAKLRVYELTKTKLANKR; this is translated from the coding sequence ATGGCATCTCAATTTGAACTCACGGTAGTGAGTGCAGAACGTAAAATCTTTGAAGGTCTCGTTAAAAGTGTACGGGTTTCAGGAGTTGCCGGTGAATTAGGGGTGTATGCAGGTCATACACCACTTTTAACCGCAATCAAACCTGGTATGGTGAAATTTACTTTTGAAGATGGTAAAGAAGATTTTATCTATGTTTCAGGTGGATTCCTCGAAGTGCAACCTACCGTTGTTACCGTATTGGCTGATGTTGCTATTCGTGGCGATGAGCTTGATGAACAACGTATTCTGGCTGCGAAACGTAAGGTTGAAGAAACTCTTGATAAAGCTAATACAGCTGACATGACGGCTAAGTTAGCTCGAGAAATTGCCAAATTGCGAGTTTACGAACTCACTAAAACCAAATTGGCGAATAAACGTTAA
- the atpF gene encoding F0F1 ATP synthase subunit B, with translation MNLNATLIGQLIAFALFVAFCMKFVWPPLIRAIEERQANIANALASAEKAKQEQADSKAAADQEILKAKEEAQNIIDLATKRRNEILESVQAEAEVERQRIIEQGYAEVESERKRVQEELRQKVAALAVAGAEKIVGRSVDAAANNDIIDKLVAEL, from the coding sequence GTGAATTTAAATGCAACACTAATTGGCCAACTGATTGCATTCGCACTTTTTGTAGCGTTCTGTATGAAGTTTGTATGGCCACCGCTAATTAGAGCGATTGAAGAGCGTCAAGCAAACATTGCTAACGCACTTGCATCTGCTGAAAAAGCGAAACAAGAACAGGCAGATTCTAAAGCTGCAGCGGATCAAGAAATCCTTAAAGCAAAAGAAGAAGCACAAAATATTATTGATTTAGCAACAAAACGTCGTAATGAAATTTTAGAATCTGTACAAGCAGAAGCTGAAGTGGAACGTCAACGTATTATTGAACAAGGTTATGCAGAAGTTGAAAGTGAGCGTAAACGTGTTCAAGAAGAGCTTCGTCAAAAAGTCGCAGCATTGGCTGTTGCCGGTGCAGAGAAAATTGTTGGTCGTTCAGTGGATGCTGCAGCGAACAACGATATTATTGATAAGCTAGTTGCAGAACTATAA
- the asnA gene encoding aspartate--ammonia ligase: protein MKKSFILQQQEISFVKNTFTQYLIDKLGIIEVQGPILSEVGNGMQDNLSGIEKAVKVNVKCIPNSTYEVVHSLAKWKRHTLARFGFKEGEGLFVHMKALRPDEDSLDRTHSVYVDQWDWEKVIPEGRRDFAFLKETVNEIYKAIRLTELAVEARFDIPSVLPKQITFVHSEDLVQRYPNMTSKERENAICKECGAVFLIGIGGKLSDGKAHDGRAPDYDDWTTESEQGYKGLNGDILVWNEELGTAFELSSMGIRVDETALRLQVSITGDEDRLEMDWHKDLLAGKLPLSIGGGIGQSRLTMFLLRKKHIGEVQSSVWPKEVFEEFENIL from the coding sequence ATGAAAAAATCATTCATCTTACAACAACAAGAAATCAGTTTTGTTAAAAACACCTTTACACAATATTTGATCGATAAACTAGGTATTATTGAGGTACAAGGTCCGATCTTAAGCGAAGTCGGTAACGGCATGCAAGATAACCTTTCTGGTATCGAGAAAGCCGTAAAAGTCAATGTGAAATGTATTCCAAACTCAACCTATGAAGTTGTTCACTCTCTAGCAAAATGGAAACGTCATACTTTAGCTCGTTTTGGGTTCAAAGAAGGAGAAGGTTTATTTGTGCATATGAAAGCACTACGTCCCGATGAAGATTCATTAGATCGTACTCACTCTGTATACGTAGATCAGTGGGACTGGGAAAAAGTAATCCCTGAAGGTCGCCGTGATTTTGCCTTCTTAAAAGAAACAGTAAATGAAATCTATAAAGCGATTCGTTTAACTGAATTAGCGGTAGAAGCCCGTTTTGATATTCCATCAGTGTTACCAAAACAAATTACTTTTGTGCATAGCGAAGACCTAGTACAACGCTACCCAAATATGACAAGCAAAGAGCGTGAAAATGCAATTTGTAAAGAATGCGGTGCTGTATTCTTAATTGGTATTGGCGGAAAACTATCTGACGGTAAAGCTCATGATGGACGCGCGCCGGATTACGATGACTGGACAACCGAATCAGAACAAGGTTATAAAGGATTAAACGGCGACATTCTTGTTTGGAACGAAGAATTAGGCACTGCATTTGAATTATCTTCAATGGGTATTCGTGTAGATGAAACAGCCTTACGATTACAAGTATCAATCACTGGTGATGAAGATCGCTTAGAAATGGATTGGCACAAAGATTTATTAGCAGGTAAATTACCTCTTTCAATCGGTGGCGGTATCGGTCAATCTCGCTTAACTATGTTCTTATTACGTAAAAAACATATTGGCGAAGTACAATCAAGCGTATGGCCGAAAGAAGTCTTTGAAGAATTTGAGAATATTCTTTAA
- the atpA gene encoding F0F1 ATP synthase subunit alpha: MQLNSTEISELIKKRIAQFNVVSEAQSTGTIVSVSDGVIRIHGLSDVMQGEMIALPGNRYAIALNLERDSVGAVVMGPYADLAEGMQVQCTGRILEVPVGRGLLGRVVNTLGQPIDGKGEIQNDGFSPIEVIAPGVIDRQSVDQPVQTGYKAVDSMVPIGRGQRELIIGDRQTGKTALAIDAIINQRDSGIKCIYVAIGQKASTIANVVRKLEEHGALENTIVVVASASESAALQYLAPYAGCAMGEYFRDRGEDALIVYDDLSKQAVAYRQISLLLRRPPGREAFPGDVFYLHSRLLERASRVNADYVERFTNGAVKGQTGSLTALPIIETQAGDVSAFVPTNVISITDGQIFLESGLFNAGIRPAVNPGISVSRVGGSAQTKLVKKLAGGIRTALAQYRELAAFAQFASDLDEATRKQLSHGQKVTELLKQKQFEPMSVAQLGLSLAAAEYGYLDDVPVERVSSFEANLLAYAQSNYGEFMQELSKSGNFNDEIKDKLNEILSGFKKNSAW, translated from the coding sequence ATGCAACTAAATTCAACTGAAATTAGTGAATTGATTAAAAAGCGTATTGCCCAATTTAATGTAGTGAGTGAAGCTCAAAGCACAGGGACAATAGTTTCGGTAAGTGACGGGGTTATTCGTATCCACGGCTTATCTGATGTAATGCAAGGTGAAATGATTGCATTACCAGGCAATCGTTATGCGATTGCATTAAACTTAGAAAGAGATTCTGTTGGTGCGGTTGTAATGGGTCCTTATGCTGATTTAGCAGAAGGTATGCAAGTACAATGCACAGGTCGTATTTTAGAAGTGCCAGTTGGTCGTGGCTTATTAGGTCGTGTGGTGAATACCCTTGGTCAGCCAATCGATGGTAAAGGTGAAATCCAAAATGATGGTTTCTCACCAATCGAAGTGATTGCACCAGGCGTTATCGATCGTCAATCGGTTGATCAGCCGGTTCAAACTGGTTACAAAGCGGTAGACTCAATGGTACCAATCGGTCGTGGTCAGCGTGAGCTTATTATCGGCGACCGTCAAACAGGTAAAACAGCACTGGCAATTGATGCGATCATCAACCAACGTGATTCAGGTATTAAATGTATCTATGTAGCGATCGGCCAAAAAGCCTCAACTATCGCAAACGTAGTGCGTAAATTAGAAGAACATGGTGCGTTAGAAAATACTATCGTGGTGGTGGCTTCCGCGTCTGAATCTGCGGCATTGCAATACCTTGCACCTTATGCAGGTTGTGCGATGGGTGAATACTTCCGTGACCGTGGTGAAGATGCCTTAATCGTTTACGATGATTTATCTAAACAAGCGGTTGCTTACCGTCAAATTTCTCTCCTTTTACGCCGTCCACCGGGTCGTGAAGCATTCCCAGGTGATGTATTCTACCTCCACTCTCGTCTATTAGAGCGTGCATCTCGTGTAAACGCAGATTATGTAGAACGTTTCACTAATGGTGCTGTAAAAGGTCAAACAGGTTCTTTAACCGCATTACCGATCATCGAAACCCAAGCGGGTGACGTATCGGCGTTCGTTCCAACTAACGTTATCTCGATTACTGATGGTCAGATTTTCTTAGAATCCGGCTTATTCAATGCGGGTATCCGCCCTGCGGTAAACCCGGGTATCTCGGTTTCTCGTGTAGGTGGTTCTGCACAAACTAAACTCGTTAAAAAATTAGCCGGTGGTATTCGTACTGCACTTGCTCAATACCGCGAATTAGCTGCGTTTGCACAGTTTGCATCCGATCTTGATGAAGCAACACGTAAACAACTTTCTCACGGTCAAAAAGTAACTGAATTACTCAAACAGAAACAGTTTGAGCCAATGTCTGTAGCACAATTAGGTTTATCTCTTGCGGCAGCAGAATACGGTTATCTTGATGATGTTCCTGTTGAGCGAGTTAGCTCATTTGAAGCAAATTTATTAGCCTATGCTCAAAGCAATTATGGCGAATTTATGCAGGAATTATCAAAATCGGGTAATTTCAATGATGAAATCAAAGATAAATTAAACGAAATTTTATCTGGTTTCAAAAAGAACAGTGCTTGGTAA
- the atpH gene encoding F0F1 ATP synthase subunit delta: MSELSTVARPYAKAAFDFALEQGQLNKWQDMLEFSAVVAENPQVADFIGSSLASGQISDTFINICGEQLDQYGQNFIRVMAENKRLAVLPAVLSAFLQLRAEYEAVKDVEVISANQLTDAQQTKIANAMEKRLGTKVRITSSVDSSLIAGVIIRYDDVVIDGSSRGQLNRLSQELSL; encoded by the coding sequence ATGTCAGAATTAAGCACAGTAGCTCGCCCCTATGCTAAAGCGGCTTTCGATTTTGCTTTAGAACAAGGTCAGTTGAATAAATGGCAGGATATGCTGGAGTTTTCTGCTGTTGTTGCCGAGAATCCGCAGGTTGCTGATTTTATCGGTTCATCACTTGCAAGCGGTCAGATTTCTGATACGTTTATCAATATTTGTGGTGAGCAACTGGATCAATATGGGCAAAATTTCATTCGCGTTATGGCAGAGAATAAACGTTTAGCGGTATTACCTGCTGTATTGAGTGCATTTTTACAGCTACGTGCAGAGTACGAAGCTGTGAAAGATGTTGAAGTGATTTCTGCAAATCAGCTAACAGATGCACAACAGACTAAAATTGCTAACGCGATGGAAAAGCGACTCGGAACAAAAGTACGTATTACTTCATCGGTAGATAGTTCGTTAATTGCGGGTGTCATTATTCGTTATGATGATGTTGTTATTGATGGTAGTAGTCGTGGACAGCTAAACCGCTTGAGTCAAGAGTTGAGCTTGTAA
- the atpG gene encoding F0F1 ATP synthase subunit gamma, with protein sequence MAGAKEIRTKIASVRNTQKITKAMEMVAASKMRKTQERMTASRPYAENIRKVISHIAKGNIDYKHPFLTARTVKKVGYLVVSTDRGLCGGLNINLFKTVLNELKTQDDKGIKAELGLVGNKAAAFFNPMGLEIKGYINGLGDAPAMEDLVGIINTMVQAYRDGEIDELHVVFNRFVNTMSQKPTVQQLLPLPALEDDSLAATGSWDYIYEPSPQALLDSLLVRYLESQVYQAIVDNLASEQAARMVAMKAATDNAGNLINELQLVYNKARQASITNELNEIVAGAAAI encoded by the coding sequence ATGGCAGGTGCTAAAGAGATAAGAACCAAAATTGCAAGTGTTCGTAATACGCAAAAAATTACCAAAGCGATGGAAATGGTTGCCGCATCTAAAATGCGCAAAACCCAAGAGCGTATGACGGCTTCTCGCCCATATGCAGAAAACATTCGTAAGGTGATCAGCCATATTGCCAAAGGAAACATTGATTATAAACACCCATTCCTGACAGCACGGACGGTAAAAAAAGTTGGCTATTTAGTCGTTTCAACCGACCGTGGTTTATGTGGTGGCTTAAATATCAACTTATTTAAAACGGTCTTAAATGAGTTAAAAACACAAGACGATAAAGGCATAAAAGCTGAACTCGGTTTAGTTGGAAATAAAGCTGCTGCTTTCTTTAATCCGATGGGATTGGAGATTAAAGGTTATATTAATGGGCTGGGTGATGCGCCGGCAATGGAAGATTTGGTTGGTATCATTAATACAATGGTGCAAGCTTATCGTGATGGAGAGATTGACGAATTGCACGTGGTTTTCAACCGCTTTGTCAATACGATGTCACAAAAACCGACTGTTCAGCAGTTACTTCCATTGCCAGCACTTGAAGATGATTCACTTGCGGCAACAGGTTCTTGGGATTATATCTACGAACCAAGTCCGCAAGCATTATTAGATAGCTTACTTGTTCGCTATTTAGAATCACAAGTGTATCAAGCGATTGTAGATAATCTTGCCTCCGAACAGGCAGCTCGAATGGTTGCGATGAAAGCAGCGACTGATAATGCGGGTAACCTCATTAATGAATTACAGTTGGTGTATAACAAAGCTCGTCAAGCAAGTATTACGAATGAATTAAATGAAATTGTTGCGGGTGCCGCTGCAATTTAA
- the atpD gene encoding F0F1 ATP synthase subunit beta has protein sequence MATGKIVQIIGAVIDVEFPQDAVPKVYDALKVETGLTLEVQQQLGGGVVRCIALGSSDGLKRGLKVENTHKAIEVPVGTKTLGRIMNVLGEPIDEAGPIGEEERWTIHRAAPSYEEQANSTELLETGIKVIDLVAPFAKGGKVGLFGGAGVGKTVNMMELIRNIAIEHSGYSVFAGVGERTREGNDFYHEMKDSNVLDKVSLVYGQMNEPPGNRLRVALTGLTMAEKFRDEGRDVLFFVDNIYRYTLAGTEVSALLGRMPSAVGYQPTLAEEMGVLQERITSTKTGSITSVQAVYVPADDLTDPSPATTFAHLDSTVVLSRNIASLGIYPAVDPLDSTSRQLDPLVVGEEHYNVARGVQGTLQRYKELKDIIAILGMDELSEDDKRLVARARKIERFLSQPFHVAEVFNGVPGKFVPLKETIRGFKGILEGEYDHIPEQAFYMAGSIDEVIERAKQM, from the coding sequence ATGGCAACGGGAAAAATTGTACAAATCATCGGTGCGGTAATCGATGTTGAGTTTCCGCAAGATGCAGTACCAAAAGTTTATGATGCATTAAAAGTTGAAACAGGCTTAACGCTTGAAGTTCAACAACAATTAGGTGGCGGTGTGGTTCGTTGTATCGCACTCGGTTCATCTGATGGTTTAAAACGTGGCTTAAAAGTTGAAAATACACACAAAGCGATTGAAGTACCGGTTGGTACTAAAACCCTTGGTCGTATTATGAACGTATTAGGTGAGCCTATTGATGAAGCTGGTCCAATCGGTGAAGAAGAGCGTTGGACGATTCACCGTGCAGCACCAAGCTACGAAGAGCAAGCAAACAGTACCGAATTATTAGAAACCGGTATTAAAGTTATCGACTTAGTCGCTCCGTTTGCGAAGGGTGGTAAAGTTGGCTTGTTCGGTGGTGCGGGTGTAGGTAAAACCGTAAACATGATGGAGTTAATCCGTAACATCGCAATCGAACACAGCGGTTACTCTGTATTTGCAGGCGTAGGTGAGCGTACCCGTGAAGGTAACGACTTCTACCACGAAATGAAAGACTCTAACGTATTGGATAAAGTATCGTTAGTGTATGGTCAGATGAACGAACCACCGGGCAACCGTCTGCGTGTGGCATTAACCGGCTTAACCATGGCGGAAAAATTCCGTGATGAAGGTCGTGATGTATTATTCTTCGTGGATAACATCTACCGTTATACCCTTGCAGGTACTGAAGTGTCAGCACTTTTAGGCCGTATGCCGTCTGCGGTAGGTTACCAGCCGACATTGGCGGAAGAAATGGGTGTGTTACAAGAGCGTATTACCTCAACCAAAACCGGCTCTATCACCTCGGTACAAGCGGTTTACGTTCCAGCGGACGACTTAACTGACCCGTCTCCGGCAACGACCTTTGCTCACTTAGATTCAACGGTAGTATTAAGCCGTAACATCGCATCACTCGGTATCTACCCTGCGGTAGATCCACTTGACTCAACCTCTCGCCAGTTAGACCCTCTCGTGGTTGGTGAAGAGCACTATAACGTAGCACGTGGTGTACAAGGTACATTACAACGTTATAAAGAGTTAAAAGACATCATTGCGATCTTAGGTATGGACGAGCTTTCAGAAGACGACAAACGTCTTGTAGCACGTGCACGTAAAATCGAACGTTTCCTTTCACAACCATTCCACGTTGCGGAAGTATTTAACGGCGTGCCGGGCAAATTCGTTCCATTAAAAGAAACCATCCGTGGCTTTAAAGGCATTTTAGAAGGCGAATACGACCATATTCCAGAACAAGCGTTCTATATGGCGGGTTCAATCGATGAAGTGATCGAAAGAGCAAAACAGATGTAA
- a CDS encoding MerR family transcriptional regulator, whose protein sequence is MIKMNDLVNKTNTPKSTILYYIKEGLLPEPYKDKPNFHLYDESNIKLLEFIKYLQSNFNASISQIKSLFSHPNFDKNNPYESLIHSLSLIMGAENETFEPEQLCYEFKISEQTLNNYVAQGLLNPRDGIFTSKEREILSIISHCNATELNLLQAYIDVAKQLAQFEVNITLEGLSNSEQKDNKLKHLFDILLVLKPYVFNMETLKTYQKMTK, encoded by the coding sequence ATGATTAAAATGAATGACTTAGTAAATAAAACAAATACTCCAAAATCAACCATACTCTACTACATAAAAGAAGGTTTATTGCCCGAACCATACAAAGATAAGCCTAATTTTCATCTTTATGATGAAAGTAACATAAAGCTATTGGAGTTTATCAAATACCTACAATCAAACTTTAATGCAAGTATTTCGCAAATTAAGTCGCTATTTTCTCACCCTAATTTTGATAAAAACAATCCTTACGAAAGTTTGATTCACTCCTTATCATTAATTATGGGGGCAGAAAATGAAACTTTTGAGCCGGAGCAACTTTGCTACGAATTTAAGATAAGTGAGCAAACACTTAATAATTACGTAGCACAAGGATTATTAAATCCTCGTGATGGTATTTTCACCAGTAAAGAGCGTGAAATTTTAAGTATTATCAGCCATTGTAATGCAACAGAATTAAACCTACTACAAGCCTATATTGATGTAGCCAAACAACTGGCACAATTTGAAGTCAATATTACCTTAGAAGGTTTATCTAATAGTGAGCAAAAAGATAACAAACTAAAACATCTTTTTGATATTTTACTTGTACTTAAGCCTTATGTTTTCAATATGGAAACGTTGAAAACTTACCAAAAAATGACTAAATAA
- the asnC gene encoding transcriptional regulator AsnC produces MHTKNSIRAEIDKLDQQILRWLIKDARVPYAEMAKNFGVSAATIHVRVEKMRQAGVIKSTKIVVDERKLGYDVCCFIGVILKSAKDYDKVIAKLSEFDEVVEAYYTTGNYSIFIKVMTHTIEELHSVLAGKIQSIDEIQSTETLISLQNPILREIIP; encoded by the coding sequence ATGCACACTAAAAATAGTATTAGAGCGGAAATTGACAAGCTAGATCAGCAAATTTTACGTTGGTTGATTAAAGATGCACGTGTACCTTACGCGGAAATGGCAAAAAATTTTGGTGTAAGTGCTGCGACTATTCATGTACGAGTAGAAAAAATGCGACAAGCCGGGGTAATTAAATCGACTAAAATTGTTGTAGATGAACGTAAGCTTGGATATGATGTTTGCTGCTTTATTGGGGTTATTCTAAAATCGGCAAAAGATTATGATAAGGTCATCGCAAAGCTGAGTGAATTTGATGAAGTGGTTGAAGCTTACTATACTACAGGCAACTATTCCATTTTCATTAAAGTGATGACTCATACCATTGAGGAATTACACAGCGTGTTGGCTGGTAAAATTCAATCAATTGATGAAATTCAATCGACAGAAACGTTGATTTCTCTGCAAAATCCGATTTTACGTGAGATTATCCCTTAA
- the atpB gene encoding F0F1 ATP synthase subunit A: MAGTTAEYISHHLSFLTTGDSFWAVHLDTLFFSLVAGVIFLWVFSRVAKNATTGVPGKLQCFVEIVIEWVDGLVKDNFHGPRNIIAPLALTIFCWVFIMNAIDLVPVDFLPQLANLFGIHYLRAVPTADISATLGMSICVFALILFYTVKSKGFGGLVKEYTLHPFNHWAFIPVNFILETVTLLAKPISLAFRLFGNMYAGELIFILIAVMYMADNFALQALGIPLHLVWAIFHILVITLQAFIFMMLTIVYLSIAYNKADH, encoded by the coding sequence ATGGCTGGAACTACAGCAGAATACATTAGCCATCACTTGAGTTTTTTAACTACAGGCGATAGCTTTTGGGCAGTACATTTAGATACTCTCTTCTTCTCTTTAGTGGCAGGTGTGATTTTCTTATGGGTTTTCTCTCGAGTAGCAAAAAATGCTACTACAGGTGTACCTGGTAAATTACAGTGTTTTGTTGAGATTGTCATTGAATGGGTAGATGGCTTAGTTAAGGATAATTTCCACGGTCCTCGTAATATTATTGCACCTCTTGCATTAACGATTTTCTGCTGGGTGTTTATTATGAATGCGATTGACTTAGTACCGGTCGATTTCTTACCTCAGTTAGCAAATCTGTTCGGTATTCACTACTTACGTGCTGTGCCAACCGCAGATATTAGTGCAACATTGGGGATGTCAATCTGTGTATTTGCGTTAATTTTATTCTATACCGTTAAATCAAAAGGTTTTGGTGGTTTAGTAAAAGAATACACATTACACCCGTTTAACCACTGGGCTTTTATTCCGGTAAACTTTATTCTTGAAACAGTAACTTTGCTTGCAAAACCTATTTCACTGGCTTTCCGTTTGTTCGGTAATATGTATGCAGGTGAGTTAATTTTCATCCTTATTGCAGTAATGTATATGGCTGATAACTTTGCGTTACAAGCGCTAGGTATTCCATTACACTTGGTTTGGGCTATTTTCCATATTTTAGTTATTACGCTTCAAGCCTTTATTTTTATGATGCTAACGATTGTTTATTTGAGTATTGCTTATAACAAAGCGGATCATTAA
- a CDS encoding GIY-YIG nuclease family protein yields the protein MFAFISYKLKTIIDMKFTPDICQELEFYIYALVSPLDNSIFYIGKGFANRIFEHEISVLNDPKETEKNLEIRKIQSQNKQVIKYIITYGLTEKEAFIVENTLISFCQLLDKRSLKLSSLKNIISGHRTSKQKNKLIAAGTVAEIQSLFSPRQVPLSTLNLGEHEEIMFVKIKPTPDMLGKKERNLTHQKLLDPTDSALRIRTLGDWAMNKNKADNITYILGVYPRSGMIVSAYQVGVDKSKERYSSYDEKKNKHKVTRYNFNDNAVPIDKIGDVELFAKQEDGTIQHIKITGTKYVDDSGKLLNIQSELVYSSDK from the coding sequence ATGTTCGCCTTTATTTCATACAAACTAAAAACAATCATAGATATGAAATTTACTCCAGATATTTGCCAAGAATTAGAATTCTATATTTATGCCCTAGTATCGCCTCTAGATAATTCTATCTTTTACATTGGAAAAGGATTTGCTAATCGCATATTTGAACACGAAATATCTGTATTAAATGATCCAAAAGAAACAGAAAAAAATTTAGAAATCAGAAAAATTCAATCCCAAAATAAACAAGTCATAAAATATATTATTACCTATGGCTTAACAGAAAAAGAAGCCTTTATTGTAGAAAATACGCTTATTAGTTTCTGCCAATTATTGGATAAACGCTCATTAAAATTAAGTTCTCTAAAAAACATTATATCTGGTCATAGAACCTCAAAACAAAAAAATAAATTAATTGCTGCTGGTACTGTTGCTGAAATTCAGTCTTTATTTTCTCCTAGACAAGTTCCTTTATCTACATTGAATTTAGGAGAGCATGAAGAAATAATGTTTGTAAAAATTAAACCAACACCTGATATGCTTGGTAAAAAAGAACGAAATTTAACCCATCAAAAATTATTAGATCCAACAGATTCAGCACTACGTATAAGAACTTTAGGTGATTGGGCAATGAATAAAAATAAAGCAGATAACATCACCTATATTTTAGGAGTTTATCCTAGAAGCGGAATGATTGTTAGTGCTTATCAAGTCGGTGTAGATAAAAGTAAAGAGCGTTATTCTTCATATGATGAAAAAAAGAACAAACATAAAGTTACACGATATAACTTTAATGATAATGCAGTTCCTATAGATAAAATTGGAGATGTAGAATTATTTGCTAAACAGGAAGATGGAACTATTCAACATATAAAAATTACTGGAACAAAATATGTCGATGACAGCGGTAAATTATTAAATATTCAATCTGAGTTAGTTTACAGTTCTGATAAATAG
- the atpE gene encoding F0F1 ATP synthase subunit C, which yields MESVITATIIGASILLAFAALGTAIGFAILGGKFLESSARQPELASSLQTKMFIVAGLLDAIAMIAVGISLLFIFANPFIDLLK from the coding sequence ATGGAATCAGTAATCACAGCAACAATTATTGGTGCTTCAATTTTATTAGCTTTTGCTGCACTTGGTACAGCTATTGGCTTTGCAATCTTAGGTGGTAAATTCTTAGAGTCATCAGCTCGCCAACCTGAATTAGCATCAAGCTTACAAACTAAAATGTTTATCGTTGCTGGTCTTTTAGATGCTATCGCGATGATCGCTGTAGGTATTTCTTTACTATTCATTTTCGCAAACCCGTTCATTGATTTATTGAAATAA